DNA from Solanum stenotomum isolate F172 chromosome 3, ASM1918654v1, whole genome shotgun sequence:
ttctcatatttttctcAAGTTCCCTCTGGTGAAAATGTCGTTCTACCTTCCTTATTTGACTCAAAGATTCGGGTTCCACACTACGTTCAGCAGTatctatttcataattaatatctTCCCTCAAAGCAACTGGGGGTATTTTGTGATTCTAATTATTATTGAAGTTGTAAATTGTTTTTCTTGATCATTGGGGAAATGATTAAGAATATTGTGTACAATATCCTTAATGATGATGTCATAGCAATCTGGAATTCCTCAAGAAACTTGCCTTACACACGGAGCTCTTATATATTGACATCCCATTTCATTGTATGTTTCTCTTTACTTGGTAACAGAGTCTCCATGATCTTGGTTGAGACTTCAGTTATTTCCACCTACCAGAGTCTCACACTGTCAATTCTGCcaagttttctttcttttcagtTTTACTATTTTGACCTCTTTTTGGTGACGTTCCTGCTGCACAACTCCTCTTCCTAATGACTGTTTCAGTAGCAtcagtttttcttttgtttatcaTTCAAGAGGCACTGTATTTCTTCTGGATAATTTTTCTAACAGCACCTAACTACTTTTTAGTCCATTCCAGTCGGCTCCACATCTATTCAGTCTATTCTTGTAACAACTTTTACTGTCATTAGTCCAACAACTTTTTTGGTTACCCTAACAAGTCGATGATATTCCATAGATTTTCATCCTAGAACCTCTTTTTGGTGTAAGAAGCACTTGCTTTTTGCCGTGCAATCACGGATGATTTTCATGGGGAAAGACTTTCCTTGAACCACCCTTTTCTTTTGCCGATTTTGTTCGCTATTCTAGTGACTTTtgagctatgttgctcggattcttcaaaaatactaTCGTCTGCATgctggatcctccaaaaatactGCATTTTTTAAGGATCCGACCCAGGTACGGTAACATTTTAGGAGAATCTGAGAAACATAGCTTTTGAGTGTATCTTGTTTTCAAACTAAGCTGTAATCAAACCCACTTTGAGTTTGGCTGGTGGTGTTGAAAGTCAAAAGAATCATAAGAATTAATGATTATGTCCCAAGATTTGAATCTCAAGAATTATGAAACTTCTCTTATTTTGTGTAATTCAAAAATGTAGAGGTCTTTTGAATGTTGTTAACAACCATCTGTAaatcttctccaatttcaaattATCATTAAAATTTGTCTGAGTACtggatttcttttttattttggaaataTCAAGACTTATTattctatttgaatttttttattttactactCAAGAGTTCCCAATATATGATCTAACTTGTAATTTGATTCCTACTTGATTGATTGTACTAATACTAATCATGTCCTCCGTATAGGACATTGGCCTTTGAATGGCCCCTACTCCTGCCATCTGCGGCTTCACCTCTCCCCCTCACCAGCTTACATCCACCTTCTTTCAGCCCTTTGTGACCATCTTGTTGCGCTTCCAAAATAGAAGCAAAACCTTTTCCCTATATAGAATCCAATCACATATCCAAAGTGCATCTTTGTGTCACCCTTTTTGGCCTGGATTGTAGGAGAAGATGATATAGGTAAAAAGTGGGAGTCTTTAAGCTAAGGTACGATTGTGTTGATACTAAGGTAGTTTCTAAAAGTTTCACTTTCTCTTGTTGCTTTTCTCTTTTGGAGAAGAAAGGGGTGTTTTCTTCATTAGCACCCCTGATCATAGTCACCGAGGTTTTGCATGAGCTTAGAATCAATTCAATACTGGTTCCGATGCGGTAGGGATAAGTTTAAGACCAGTACCAAGAAGAAGCAATTGCTGCTGGGTATAAAAAGAGAATCACAATTTTAGTCATTCATTTGGAAGATAGATGTAACTTACTCCCCCTCTAAGCAATCATGCTCTCCTTTCCTTGTTAGGTTGCTTAAATTGCAAAGTAGGAATTAAGAGTTTTTGATATAGGAGAAGATGATATAGGTAAAAAGTGGGAGTCTTTAAGCTAAGGTACGATTGTGTTGATACTAAGGTGGTTTCTAAAAGTTTCACTTTCTCTTGTTGCTATTCTCTTTTGGATAAGAAAGGGGTGTTTTCTTCATTAGCACCCCTGATCATAGTCACCGAGGCTTTGCATGAGCTTAGAATCAATTCAATACTGGTTCCGATGCGGTAGGGATAAGTTTAAGACCAGTACCAAGAGGAAGCAATTGCTGCTGGGTATAAAAAGAGAATCACAATTTTAGTCATTCATTTGGAAGATAGATGCAACTTACTCCCCTCTAAACAATCATGCTCTCCTTTCCTTGTTAGGTTGCTTAAATTGCAAAGTAGGAATTAAGAGTTTTTGACATGAAATCGCTTGTCTTAATTTAGGCCTGATCAAACTTCACTAGCTTGAGCTTCACTTGATAGGCTAGTAGGCATCCTTATCTTGTAAACTTATTTAATCTGGCCATTTGCATGTTGGTGTTGTGCTTTGAACTGCCTTTGAGCATCTTCTTGCTGTTTTTTTCCTTATGTACAAGATTCAGGAGAGGAGGAAGCAAATGGTAATGAAAAAGTCATCAAAAGTAAGCCTGCTGGTTTAGGAGACACACCATCCTTTCCTGCAATCAACTATTCATGTTTGGTGTCCGTCAATGGTCGAGATTTTCTGGTAACACCTTGTTTAAATATCATTCCTTCTGTCGTTTTTGTGGATTGCTATATTCTTACTATTTCATGCGTTCTTTATAGAATCGGGCAACTtgacagaaaaaataagaaaataatgtggaataaaaaaatacaaagattAAAGACTAGAAAAATAAGATAGGTGAAATTCAAGAAATAAATCCCCAAATCTCAAAAGTGATTATATAAGAACCCTAATTGATTGTAATAAACCTAATTAGCGGATTACGGCTAATCAAATTTAATCGCAGATTCAAATGAAGAACTTAGATGAATCTGATCTAGAACCCTAACTGAATAATTACAACAATAGCATGCCcggtgtaatcccacaagtggggtttgggggAGGGTAGGATGTATGCAGACCTCACCCCCTACCTTTGtagggtagagaggttgttttcgatagaGCCTCAACTTAAAAGAAATGTTATTGAAGCTGGATTGTgagaataataataacaaaaacatacgcagtgtaatcccacaaatggggtctggggagggtagtgTATGCAACGTTGCCCCTACCTTATGAAGGTAAAAGGATTGCAAGAATATTATGATAACAAAATAGAAAGATATAAAGCAAATGAGGCAAAAATAGTACTACAAATTGAATAATAAGAGACTACACGACTACTAAATAACCCCTACCTCTTCCACATAAAATATGACAACACTCGGCCTACTAGCCTTCTACCCTAATCATCGATCTTTGTTACCACTTCTCACCAACTTCTCACACCTCTTTACTAGCACATCCGCACGTTATAAGATAAATCTCAAGtagtgaaaagaaaagaatctTGATAATACTAGTGtgtcaaaaaaacaaaaaggttTCCCCTATATATAGGGGCAAATCGTGCACCCCTCTCCTAGACATTATGGTATTCAAAATCAATTTGTATGGAAATAATTAGTAAAATCTAACTAGGAAACTTTAAACtagaaaaatatgtaaattaaagTCACACTTCTTCCAAAACTACctaacaaaataaggaaagaagtGGCAATTCTTGGATCAAAAAATACACATCAATTCCAGCTCCTTTGGGTGTGAATTTCTAGCCCCTTTGGGCATGTAATTCACCCCCACTTGGGCTTGCTTTTCATCTCTTTTCAGGCTACCTGTTGGCCCCAATATTCCTCCTCTCGAGCTTGGACTTGGACCATGAAATATGTGTATTGCTTTGCCCACTCTTAGTCACAATTCTTGGGTTTCTGGCGCTCTGCTTCGACTATGAGCAtcttcttgattttatattgaaGTCAAGCAAACATTGTCTTGCATAATTTCATTTAGTCCTTTAATGGAGGAATGCCACTATGAATGCTATCAGTTTTCTGTGAATATTTATCAATACTGGCATGTACACTGCTTGAGTTTATATGAGTCTTGAGTTTACCTCTGAAGATGCATGCATTTTAACATTCTTTTCATCAAACTTTTGTGTTTAATAAGATGTTACAGAGGGAATAATGTCTTTCTCAGGACATCTTTGGGCTTAAACACTATAAAATGTTACTGAAAATTCATGAGATTGAAGTGAAGTACTGATTACTTTGTAACTAGGATGCTGAAAAGAAACATACATGCACAATAAAAATGCTGATTGCAAGCTCATACACCAGATTTTGGTAAAAACTTGTCGTTTTTTGAGGCTCTAACTTGTTTAAAATAAGCATCTCGAAATCAGATTGGACACACAATAACTTAGATCATATGTTAATATCTTTCGAGTTTAGCGCCTGCGAGACCGGACATGCCAATGATGGCACTGTTTCTTTAAATCTTAAGTTAATGAGTATGTTTTCTTGTTGCGGATGTATTTTCTCGAAATAGATGAATCAATTGGTTAGTAAGTCCTTGTGTGTGTAGACATTATGTTAAGTTTCTCTATGCAAATATGAGATTGTTCCATTGGTTTTTCATCTAAAGAGGAAGATGTCATATAAGAGCACTAATTCTTTTGTGAAGTAAGACCtacatttacatttttttttagagttctAGTCCTTTCATCATCTGAGCATCATGTGAAGCAGCAGTTACATTACATTGTTGTTATTGAGTTCCATTTTTGGAATCACCTGACCACCCTGGTCGTTCTTTTCTAGTGTGATTACATGCATATTGCTTAGTCTTTGGCGAATCTAGTCTGCTCTACGTTGCAACTAATTGCTTCTACTTGGCTGAGATTCTCTTTGTTTTCCAGTTTGTGTATCCCTTTTTTTCTCTCATTGAATCTAGATCTCCTTTATGCCTGTGCAGGAATTACCAGAATCCTGGCGAGATTTGTTGAAAAGGCCAATGCGAGAAAGGTGGATTATTTTCCTCCGAGGACCAGATAAAAGAATCTGGCCTACCTATTATACTAGTCGCTTGCCTCCCTATTATTCTAGCAGACCAAGTGTTGATGTTTTGACTCGTGGATGGAAGGACGTTGCTGCAGCTTATGGCATGAATGCCAAAGATGATTGTCTTTTTCAACTTGCAGATCAGCAGAACCGTATATTTGATATACGCAAAATCTGAAAGTGCTGAAGTAAGATTCCAAATGAACTACTTGGAGTCTACCTTAACGTCGCTATAAGGGAAATGAAAAGGAACCTATGTCAGTTTCTCATTAATAGTTTTGAACAACATTTAAGCGTTGCTTTGTTGGGTCATATATTTTGTACTGTCATTTTGAAGTTGTACTCAGTATTTTGAGACTAATTCCTTTGAGTCTAGTTACATGTTTGTTTAACTTTGTTTTCTGAGATCCAATTGCAAAGAACCATGAATTGCTCGTTAggatttatgttttttttttcttcgatAACTCATATGCATGGAGACTCTATCCTATAAAGTGAAATAACACAAATGATAAGAAAAAGcaacattatatttatatcgAAATACCACAGTTCAAAAATGCACAAGCGCCCTTGAAAGGTCCTTCTATAACACCTTCCCTATCACGGTGGCTTGTGCATCTACTGTCActacatgaaatttttttaaaaaaaactacgTCCAACCCAAACGATGAACTAGCATCGATGAACGATGAAAATATCAAACTACTTCAATACTCTGATCTGCAGTAGCTGACACCTGATTTTGTTCTTTCACCACCATTTTTTTCATCCTCATCAACCACTTTACCCAACTCACAATGTTGTCATACACACTTAGAGCAATATACACACCAATTCCACCAATAATACCATTGGCAATTGAGTATGTCAAAGGCATTAACACCATAGTCACAAATGCAGGCACTGCATGCTTAATATTATTCCAATCAATATCCTTAACAACTTTcatcatcaacaccccaactatAACCAAAGATGGACCTATAGCCCATGGTGGCACACTAGCAATCAAAGGTGTGAAGAACAAAGACAAGAGGAAATAAAACCCAACGACGATCGCCGTTATTCCTGTCCTTCCACCTTCTCTGATCCCAGCTGATGATTCTACAAATGTAGCTACAGGTGAAACTCCTAGAGTTGATGCAACTATAGTTGATCCTGCATCAACCATATACGCGGTATATTCACCTTCAAATTCTCCGTCTTCATTCACAAATCCCCCAATTTCAGCCATTGTATACAATGTACCTGTTGAAGCTAATACATCTATGTATAACAATGTTATTAAAGCTATCCACACTTCACCACTGTTGAAATGCGTAAAATCTAGAGCTCCAGCTGTAGACTCAATTTTATGAAAATCCACCACTTTTTTGAAATACTCATAGCTTGAATTACCAGATGGAGTATTAGGAAAAACCGTAACAGCAGTATTCCTAATCCATGAAATTAACGTCACAAAGAGAATACCGTATATCATACTCCCTTTAATCTCCTTCATTAATCCATAACACATTATTATAAACCCAACTGAACCTAACCAGAAAGTTGCACTCTGCATCTTCCCGCCGGTGCATTCTCCGGTCACCGGATTTGTACTGGTGCA
Protein-coding regions in this window:
- the LOC125860832 gene encoding adenine/guanine permease AZG2 gives rise to the protein MEEKLCAAGSFTKMAKSLNKMEMKVNEAISKSRIGKYFKLESRKSSFTKEFRAGTATFLTMAYIITVNASVLSDSGGTCSVSDCTFPANQTHATPDCVLNNEGYEKCVAKMRSDLIVATALASMIGSFAMGLLANLPLGLAPGMGPNAYLAYNLVGFHGSGKMSYQTVMAIFLVEGCAFLAIAVFGLRGRIARFIPQPVRLACAAGIGLFIAFVGLQAHQGVGLVGPDSSTLITLTACTSTNPVTGECTGGKMQSATFWLGSVGFIIMCYGLMKEIKGSMIYGILFVTLISWIRNTAVTVFPNTPSGNSSYEYFKKVVDFHKIESTAGALDFTHFNSGEVWIALITLLYIDVLASTGTLYTMAEIGGFVNEDGEFEGEYTAYMVDAGSTIVASTLGVSPVATFVESSAGIREGGRTGITAIVVGFYFLLSLFFTPLIASVPPWAIGPSLVIVGVLMMKVVKDIDWNNIKHAVPAFVTMVLMPLTYSIANGIIGGIGVYIALSVYDNIVSWVKWLMRMKKMVVKEQNQVSATADQSIEVV